Sequence from the Prunus persica cultivar Lovell chromosome G5, Prunus_persica_NCBIv2, whole genome shotgun sequence genome:
GATTATTTGGTCCTCCTCGTTTATAGATTATATCAACCAGTGCGATgtcgttttatttatttaaacaaaaatagtccaatgctcttcttttttttttgagaattcCGAGGTCGTCGTTTTGTATGGATTATATAGTGTATCGAATGATAAAAGAAGATTGATGGTAACACAAATATTGAATTCAATCATGCTAGAATTCGAAACAACATCTGCCACCAATATTATTTCAATTATCAAATTTGTCCTCCTAAATTATACAAGCAACCTGTAATCACTACCGAACCTAAATTCATCCGAAAAGaggacaaaacaaaaagaacagtATTTCCAAAAACAACCATAGATTAGTGAAACAGCTATTGATAGCAGCACAAGTAGGAAAGGGAAAGTTGACTCATACAGCCAAAGGGAGCACTGAAATCACAATGGAACACACTAAGCAAGGCGATAGGGTCCAAGCCGAATGGGAAAGCTCAGACAGACTTcttatttcttttgctttttgcgCTTCACAGAAGGCTTCCTATTTTGGACCTTCACTGCTGAGGAAGTTCTAAATTCAGTAACTTCTGGGTCTTCAGGCAGTGAACATAACAAGAATTTTTTGGTGGAACCAACTTGGTTGGGGAACAGCTTCAGCATCTTCCTTCCCCTCATCCATTTTAGCATTATCTTCATGTGTGTTTTGCTGTTCAATCCACTGAGACCAGAATCctgattttttcaattaaaacaTTAATCAGAAACATGAACCAACAAAAATTTAGAGAACCACAAATACATGAAACATGTGGTCTGGGATGAACAGGCATCACTATGTAGAATCCAAGGCTATATTggaaatttcagataaaaagTTTGACGAAAAGCACTCTATATTAGATATCAGTAAACCAGGTACCTATTACAGTATAGACCGCCTTAGTTTGGTAAGGAGTACTTGCTAGCATACAATTCCTAGACATGGTTACACTCTAGCACTGGAAAATTAGTATCGAACACATATTTATACAGAAACAAATGACCAGCTATGTATTAgagttctcaaattttatatttccaACTACTAGAAAATGTTATGAACTAGTGCAAGAAAAAGTATGCCCAAAGATAACACCGAAAAATTAGTACTTTCTTGTATCATAAATACAAACAAAGTTAGCATAAACTCTAGGATTGTCATAAATATGAACACAGGCTTTCTCATTTCTATGGTTAGGCCTAAAAAGCACAGATGCCTgtgctttaatttcttaaacttAAGCACCTTGTGATTTCGGtgttatatttaaaattttgaatgttAGTATTAACAGAAACCATTCAAGTTTTATTAGAAACTTGTTAAAGCTAGAAAGTATAATCAGCCAAGGATACAATTATAAGATGGAAAGTATGATTCAGTACATTCTCATAGTTACAGTTCAAGTTATCCTACTCTAATGAATGACAGAATATTACTTATTGCATAAAAATAGCTGTATGAAAGCTAGGTTACATCACCCTTCACTTCAATCTGACATGCCTGGGAGACTGCCTCAACAGGACAAGATTTGGTTTCAAAcccaattaataaaatttcatgCACAACTAAGCACAGTGattagaaatgaaaatgaccCAATGGAAAGGGTCACAttcacacacgcacacacaaatatatattatatgaaaCATAACTATTATAATTTCACAGAAAGGGGGAGAACCTTAGCCTGAACCCAAGTATTGGAGATGGTGAGAGGGCCATGTTGCTTGACGACGTCGTATAGATCACGAGCAATGGAGTTAGCCTCCGGAAAGCTCACTTTGGGGTTGATTTTCCTCAAATTCTCTGCGCGCTTCCGAGAGAAATGCCTCACAAACGCAGTGGCGCTTGTAATCAAACCGCTTCCAGTCGAAGTGGAAGCCCTAAACGCGCCACCGCCAAACCACATCTCCCGATTCCACGAGCTCACAACGCAACCgctcttcttcctcactgCTTCTTTCACTGGAAAATTGGAATTAGATCAAGGGGTTTAGGGAGCTGAAAACCCTCTTTCTTTCATCAATGTCACGCGCTGCTCACGTGCATTTGCAGTTCGATTTTGATGtcgtttttctcttttggacgACATTATTAGCTCCCTCCGCGTGCAGGCGTAGGATTCTATTTCTACTATTGGGTCGTCGAGGCCGACAAAAAAGGGCGGACTGGCCCAATTCAAACTCCACTGGGCTTTCTTTTGGGTGAGGCTGGCCCGGCCACATGTTTGTAAATTTCTTTAATAacctatttatattttaaaatcaaaatttatattttgtaagCACAAaagtaattaataaaaaatttccagTCGTCTTTGCCCTCACAAATTCACAATCCGGTTGGTCCCAATTCGAATCAGCTCACCTCCAATCCAAACATCCAATGGAGAATATTTTTGTTGACATGAGTTAGGTCAATTGATTAGGACAGTGAGCATGTCTCATTGCActtaagttcaaatttcatcCTCAtagattagattttttttttcagagacCTCGTAGATTAGATAtggattttataaaaattataataataataattaataacaactttgtttttcaaatttgtattttaaaaaataaaaaattggtttGTCCAAAGGCCCAAGTAGACTACAGCAAGAGCAGAAGGCACAAATAAAAAGCCCAAATTTAAGAACAGGCCAAAGCCCACAAATAAAAGCTCAAAAACCAACTTTCCTACCCTAACCGGTAGACCGTagccaaaattttgaattagcATCCCACCGACCTAGCTAGTCCTAAATCGATTAGGAGAACTGAAAATTAGTATAAATATCGTAAGGCAACTCTCAGTCAGCCTAACTTTTTCCACTTTCCCGATCAATTTCACAGTTTCAGCTTCTTAATTTCCCACGGTTTCAATCATTCACAATGCAAACAAATCATCCAATTCCCGTCGAAGATCAGTatcatctcaaattcaaactCTTCAAGGAAACCGAAACGGTTTGGACAGACGAAGACGACGTTCCAGTCGAAGTCAGTCGTGAGCCGCCGCTCTTTGACTCCGAAATCGACATTACGCTCTCTCGCGCCGATTTATTATTAGTATTTGAAGAAAGTCATAGCACAAATTCCGCTTCCGATTCAATTAGCCTGATGGCCGACGCCCTGGCCGCCATGGAAATCCCGGAGTTCAAACACGAGCACATCATTGGGTCTTTATTGGCTGGTTTTAAGGCGAAGAAGTCGGAATGTTTGCCCCATGTGGTGAGCCTAGTAATGACGAAGAATAGGAAGCAGAGAATGGAACGATCGCAGATTAGGGGAGAGACGATGTGTGCGATTTGTAGGGAGGAATTTGAGAGCGGTACGAATGGGAATCGGCTTCTTCACTTGCCCTGctctcatatttttcatgtcaaCTGCATCGAGAAGTGGCTCGAAACCTGTCCTAGTCATCGCTCGTGCCCCTTGTGCCGTTTCCCACTGTGTCGTCGTTTTGATTATCAATTAGTTTTTATGTGatcaatttttatattttatctttGTATTTCTTTGAGTTTCATTACCTCTCcagacaaacaaaaaaaactattgTAAATGCAATTGTTGCTGCAAGTGTggaattatttttatagaagtacatttttttctccaattcaTAGGAGATTGGCATGAATTCCGGTGGTGGATTGTTCgtgtgaataataataataataataattgaatttaaaagaagaataaaagttaatttaatactattaTATTGTAAAAATAATCGCTGTTATATTGTATTTAGTTGTCTAAAGAAGATAATTGGCATGAATGCCGGTGGTAGATTGTTGGtgtaaataacaataataataattggattttaaaaataaaaaaactaatttaatattactatactgtaaaaataattgatgTCATATTCTATTTAGTTGTCTAAAGGAGATTTTGGACACAACACCGCGAACTTCGGAAATAAACTTTTTTCCTCTCATAGCATCACCGCGTGGCGCTTTCAGCTTTGCATTGGTGTCAGCCCGCCCTTTACCATAAGCAGCAGAGAAACGAGTCAAATTTCCAGCTGtcccctcttttttcttttttttaatatccttttttcatatatttattttattttctgtaaaTTACATTCTGGAAAGTTCATTGGCGGCTCCACCGTCCAACACTTTGCAGTGCAGTTTGGTAAaaatttccttcctttttatttattatcatctttgtttgtttgtctAATCGTAAAACAGAATCTACACcgactttctttctttcttccattaTTAATCGTCTGTCTCTTCACTCTCTGCCTCCTTGTTTTCATCTGCACGCCTTCTCTGTTCTGCTGTGACTTCTCCATCCTCAGCGAGCCCAAACTCCCAAGGTGATATGCTTCTTACCAAGAaaccatttttttaattttaattctcttcaatttctttgctcttttttttcccctctgTGATTACTTTTGTAAGTTCAAGCGATCATTTCTGTGCTCTGCATCCGATTTCCTGCtgtgttttaatatttttagtcTTGTGTTAATTAATCTATCCGAgttcaatttgaatttctggTGTTTGATAAATTGGTTGAGTGATTGTTTCTGGCTGTTGATTTTGATCACTCAAGTCACTGGTTGGGAGTGACCAACTTTGAtgtaatttttggttttttgtctGTCTGAGtggtttgattgatttgatcAGATGGGTTCTAAATTTCGATGGCATCAGCCCATCAGGGTATCATATCACAACCTCCAAGCATGATCAAGTTTTGATTATGTATAGTTAACAACGTTTTAGGACAATAGGAGATTCAAAATCCCATTTCTCTTCGTATCAAGTTTTTTATTGTTGGCTGCATGTATCTCAGTCAAAAGCGGGATCTTTTATTTGTGATTATAAATCCTCGTGTGTATTTTCTTTGCCTGTTTTTGCTGCTGTCTAAGTCTTGCAGATTTCTTCAAGTTGTGAAATATTGCTATCTCCAAATGAATTCCTGTTTCAAGCATTATAATATGCAAGTTTTTTACATTGATGTAGACACTCCCAACTTCCTAGACCAAAACAGAGTTATTCTGATCTAACTATATGCATTATGAGGATAGAGGCGATTCGTGGTTGTTGAATTGAAGTATGCTTCTTAGGTTTCTAACAGATTTTTTGCAGTGTTACCATAAAGAATGGCAGATACCGAGGACATTCAGCCTCTTGTCTGTGATAATGGAACTGGAATGGTTAAGGTAAGGCCATAGATTCATTTGGTCTAGCAATGTAGGAAAATCCATCTTAGTATACAAAAACTCCCTTGGTCCCTTGGTATTTACCATTCCTTATGACCTCCTTGAACAGGCTGGATTTGCCGGAGATGATGCTCCAAGGGCCGTCTTCCCCAGTATTGTTGGTCGACCTAGACACACGGGTGTTATGGTGGGGATGGGA
This genomic interval carries:
- the LOC18776163 gene encoding uncharacterized protein LOC18776163; translated protein: MWFGGGAFRASTSTGSGLITSATAFVRHFSRKRAENLRKINPKVSFPEANSIARDLYDVVKQHGPLTISNTWVQAKDSGLSGLNSKTHMKIMLKWMRGRKMLKLFPNQVGSTKKFLLCSLPEDPEVTEFRTSSAVKVQNRKPSVKRKKQKK